A genomic segment from Dechloromonas denitrificans encodes:
- a CDS encoding LPS-assembly protein LptD: MTGFSRRPLAVIVCCLFAGMQVSHAATDPLRLPLPVKGESNSLPAAASTAVIELAANDTPVRLRVERKFNVLGKKKAPLLPGIGVDHPVELKKGDAYPLFIVADNIEGQVDDVTDASGEVVLRKAGTEVFADKVIYWPLEDEVDATGQVRLLQEGMEVDTPHLRMKLSEQIGFAEKADYHIVKEVTSRFYRTQQTIVTVASANSTVVTGAPMMLNVPNSYGLPTTAPTRRPSEASGRAERADFEGENHIRLTNTTYSTCKPGDQDWYLRASEMFLDYDRDVGDATHASVWFKDVPIFYAPLASFSLNHGRHSGFLHPFFSTSTKNGLDVTAPYYWSIAPNYDATLNPRYMTKRGFQLGAEARYLDYNYNGMTRLEYVPHDEIEKRERYAYNIQHQHNLGRGFTSTINWNGVSDDHYWEDMSSRLLQTSQTQLAKQVAIGYSPAPWLSTSMQVLRYQTLQTDPTNIIARPYFLEPQLNLVGYKANVLKTDLSVIGQYSHFIHPEKVNGQRMVLYPQVSLPIVHPAFQITPKIGVHATQYSLGNQVNGEPTSMSRTLPIVSLDSSVIFERESNWLDRDYIQTLEPRLYYLNIPYKDQSKIPVFDSGLTDFNFAQMFAENRYSGFDRINDANQLTAALTTRLLDANTGVERFKAMLGQRYYFKQQRVTLPTESVRTADFSNLVAAVNGLVLPKTYADAAWEYNYNKGTNERVSLGMRFQPELGKVLSASYRYTRDPLTAISQVDQIDLAGQWPLSANWYAVGRYNYSLRDKQLLEAIGGLEYNAGCWATRAVVQRLEAISGTPNTTFFLQLELNDFGSVGSNPIQLLRRSIPGYGKTNELPNSGSLLTSQ; this comes from the coding sequence ATGACCGGATTTTCCCGTCGCCCGCTCGCTGTCATCGTCTGTTGCCTGTTTGCCGGCATGCAGGTGAGCCACGCTGCCACTGACCCGCTGCGCTTGCCGCTGCCGGTCAAGGGAGAGAGCAATTCGCTGCCTGCGGCTGCGTCGACCGCAGTCATCGAGCTGGCGGCGAATGACACTCCGGTCCGCTTGCGGGTCGAGCGCAAGTTCAACGTGCTGGGCAAGAAAAAGGCGCCGCTGCTGCCCGGTATCGGGGTCGACCATCCGGTTGAGTTGAAAAAAGGCGATGCTTATCCGCTCTTTATCGTGGCCGACAACATTGAAGGCCAGGTCGATGACGTGACCGATGCCAGTGGCGAGGTGGTGCTGCGCAAGGCGGGAACGGAAGTATTTGCCGACAAGGTGATTTACTGGCCGCTTGAGGATGAGGTGGATGCCACCGGGCAGGTTCGCCTGCTGCAGGAAGGGATGGAAGTCGATACGCCGCATCTGCGGATGAAGCTTTCCGAACAGATCGGTTTTGCCGAAAAGGCCGATTACCACATCGTCAAGGAAGTGACGAGCCGCTTCTACCGGACGCAGCAAACGATCGTCACCGTGGCTTCGGCCAATTCAACGGTGGTGACCGGTGCGCCGATGATGCTCAATGTGCCGAACAGCTATGGTTTGCCGACGACTGCGCCGACCCGCCGTCCTTCGGAGGCGAGCGGGCGTGCCGAACGGGCCGATTTCGAAGGCGAGAATCATATTCGCCTGACGAACACGACGTATTCGACCTGCAAGCCGGGTGATCAGGACTGGTACCTGCGCGCCTCGGAAATGTTCCTCGATTACGACCGGGATGTCGGCGATGCCACCCACGCCTCCGTCTGGTTCAAGGATGTGCCGATTTTCTATGCTCCGCTGGCCTCTTTTTCGTTGAATCATGGTCGTCATTCGGGGTTCCTGCATCCCTTCTTCTCGACGTCGACCAAAAACGGCCTCGATGTCACGGCGCCGTATTACTGGAGCATCGCTCCCAATTACGATGCCACGCTGAATCCGCGCTACATGACCAAGCGCGGTTTCCAACTGGGGGCCGAAGCGCGTTATCTCGACTACAACTACAACGGGATGACCCGTCTGGAGTATGTGCCGCACGACGAGATTGAAAAACGCGAACGCTACGCTTACAACATCCAGCATCAACACAATCTGGGGCGCGGCTTCACATCGACGATCAACTGGAATGGCGTCTCGGACGACCATTACTGGGAAGACATGTCTTCCCGTCTGCTGCAGACTTCTCAGACACAACTGGCCAAACAGGTTGCCATCGGTTATTCGCCCGCACCTTGGTTGAGTACCAGCATGCAGGTCTTGCGTTACCAGACCTTGCAGACGGATCCGACCAACATCATCGCGCGTCCCTACTTTCTTGAGCCGCAGCTGAATCTCGTCGGTTACAAGGCCAATGTGCTGAAAACCGACCTCAGCGTGATCGGCCAGTATTCACACTTCATCCACCCGGAAAAGGTCAACGGACAGCGCATGGTGCTCTATCCGCAGGTTTCCCTGCCGATTGTCCATCCCGCCTTCCAGATCACCCCGAAAATAGGCGTGCATGCGACCCAGTATTCGCTGGGTAATCAGGTCAATGGCGAGCCGACCAGCATGAGCCGTACACTGCCGATTGTGTCGCTCGATTCGTCGGTCATTTTCGAACGTGAAAGCAACTGGCTCGACCGCGATTACATCCAGACGCTGGAACCGCGCCTTTACTATCTGAACATTCCGTACAAGGACCAGAGCAAGATTCCGGTTTTTGACTCCGGCCTGACCGACTTCAATTTTGCCCAGATGTTTGCTGAAAACCGTTACAGCGGTTTTGACCGGATCAATGACGCAAACCAGCTGACGGCCGCATTGACGACGCGCCTGCTCGATGCCAATACCGGTGTCGAACGTTTCAAGGCGATGCTGGGCCAGCGTTACTACTTCAAGCAGCAGCGCGTGACTCTGCCGACCGAGTCGGTCCGGACGGCTGATTTCTCCAATCTGGTTGCTGCGGTCAACGGTCTGGTCTTGCCCAAAACCTATGCCGATGCTGCCTGGGAATACAACTACAACAAGGGAACCAACGAACGGGTCTCCCTGGGGATGCGTTTCCAGCCCGAACTGGGCAAGGTGCTCAGCGCCAGCTACCGTTATACCCGCGACCCACTGACCGCCATTTCACAGGTCGACCAGATCGACCTAGCTGGCCAGTGGCCGCTCAGCGCCAACTGGTACGCTGTCGGGCGCTACAACTACTCGCTGCGTGACAAGCAGTTGCTTGAGGCCATTGGCGGCCTGGAATACAACGCCGGCTGCTGGGCGACGCGTGCCGTCGTGCAGCGCCTCGAAGCCATCTCCGGCACGCCCAATACCACCTTCTTCCTGCAACTTGAACTCAACGACTTCGGCAGTGTCGGTTCGAATCCGATCCAGCTGCTGCGGCGTAGTATTCCCGGCTACGGGAAAACCAACGAACTGCCCAACAGCGGCAGTCTGCTTACCTCTCAATGA